The Euleptes europaea isolate rEulEur1 chromosome 2, rEulEur1.hap1, whole genome shotgun sequence genome has a segment encoding these proteins:
- the CAPS gene encoding calcyphosin has product MEAGTRAVVKLRAKCLERGAAGIKKLIRHLRIMAEEKSKPLDFEEFLKGLQDGGFSLEQEEAQQIFSLCDKSRSGTLDFTEFLEALQPPMSEARKEVIGEAFRKLDKTGDGLVTVEDLQGVYQSQAHPRFKSGEWTEEEVLRSFLDTFDSPDKDGKVTAEEFLNYYSGISASISSDEYFVDMVKVAWKL; this is encoded by the exons ATGGAGGCAGGCACAAGGGCCGTTGTGAAGCTCAGAGCCAAGTGCCTGGaaagaggtgctgcaggaattaAGAAGCTTATCAG ACATCTTCGCATCatggcagaagaaaagagcaaaccCTTGGACTTTGAAGAATTTCTGAAGGGTCTCCAGGATGGCGGGTTCTCTCTGGAGCAGGAGGAAGCCCAGCAGATTTTCAGCCTCTGCGACAAGAGCCGGAGTGGCACGCTGGACTTCACAGAGTTCCTGGAGGCCCTGCAG cctcccaTGTCCGAAGCCAGGAAGGAGGTCATCGGAGAGGCGTTCCGCAAGCTGGACAAGACCGGGGACGGCTTGGTGACTGTGGAGGACCTCCAAGGGGTTTACCAAAGCCAGGCCCACCCCAGGTTCAAGAGCGGGGAGTGGACAGAGGAGGAGGTGTTGCGCTCCTTCCTGGATACCTTTGATTCCCCTGACAAGGATGGGAAG GTCACAGCCGAAGAGTTCCTGAACTATTACAGCGGCATCAGTGCCTCCATCAGCAGCGATGAGTACTTCGTGGACATGGTCAAGGTGGCCTGGAAGCTTTAG